From a single Bacillus pseudomycoides DSM 12442 genomic region:
- a CDS encoding MDR family MFS transporter: protein MRKKVMISLMLMTFLSAVEGTIVSTAIPRITSDLSGVELVSWVYAIYMLATAVSTPIYGKLADLFGRKKVLLIGAAIFLIGSALCGVVTSMEQLIVFRALQGIGAGAVMPITMTIIGDLYSEAKDRAKAQGWMSAVWGVSGVVGPLVGGFLVDSLSWRYIFFLNVPFGILACAMIAISYKESIKPAKHHIDYPGAIIFSLSTIALLYALLTGSSKQNWGDITIIGLLIFAAVSFIIFLFFEKKSPEPLIPLALFSNRTLSTVNVLTLIAGAMIISITMYLPIWSQGVLGKNATEAGLILMPIPVMWTFGAILSGNLVGKLQTKQIILLGASILSVATFLLFILSTHSPAFLIYVAVGLFGLGMGLITPIYMVTIQAAVPAHTRGTAIGLNTFVNTFSQTLGAAIFGTIFNTMIHAQGMQNVDLVSGGHGGTTNVVTKSQEVLASSVHIIYMSTFALALLTLFIGWLLLKPATQTTEQ from the coding sequence ATGCGAAAAAAAGTCATGATATCTTTAATGTTAATGACGTTTCTTTCCGCTGTGGAAGGAACGATTGTTAGTACGGCAATCCCTCGTATAACGAGTGATTTATCTGGCGTTGAACTTGTTAGTTGGGTGTATGCAATTTATATGCTCGCAACTGCTGTCTCGACTCCAATTTACGGAAAACTAGCAGATTTATTCGGACGTAAAAAAGTACTGCTCATCGGCGCAGCCATCTTTTTAATCGGTTCTGCATTATGCGGAGTCGTGACATCGATGGAACAATTAATCGTCTTTCGCGCTCTTCAAGGTATAGGTGCCGGCGCTGTTATGCCAATTACAATGACGATTATCGGAGACTTATATAGTGAAGCGAAAGATCGCGCAAAAGCACAAGGCTGGATGAGTGCTGTTTGGGGCGTTTCTGGTGTTGTTGGGCCGCTAGTAGGTGGATTTTTAGTCGATTCTCTTTCTTGGCGCTACATCTTCTTCTTAAATGTTCCATTTGGAATTCTTGCTTGTGCGATGATTGCAATTTCTTATAAGGAGTCAATCAAACCAGCAAAACACCATATCGATTATCCTGGTGCAATTATCTTCTCATTAAGTACAATTGCGTTACTATATGCACTCTTAACAGGAAGCAGCAAGCAAAACTGGGGCGACATTACAATTATCGGCCTCTTAATCTTTGCAGCTGTTTCATTCATTATTTTCTTATTCTTTGAGAAAAAATCTCCGGAGCCATTAATTCCGTTAGCACTTTTCTCTAACCGTACATTATCAACTGTAAACGTCCTAACACTTATTGCTGGCGCCATGATTATTAGTATTACAATGTACCTTCCAATTTGGAGCCAAGGGGTATTAGGCAAAAATGCTACAGAAGCTGGACTTATTCTGATGCCAATTCCTGTTATGTGGACATTTGGTGCGATTCTTTCTGGGAATTTAGTTGGTAAGTTACAAACGAAACAAATCATTTTACTTGGAGCTAGCATTTTATCAGTCGCTACCTTTTTATTATTCATATTATCAACTCATTCACCAGCATTTCTAATTTATGTTGCAGTCGGACTATTCGGCTTAGGAATGGGACTTATTACACCAATTTATATGGTAACCATCCAAGCAGCTGTCCCTGCACATACACGCGGAACAGCAATTGGTTTAAACACATTTGTTAATACATTTAGCCAAACATTAGGTGCCGCTATCTTCGGAACAATCTTTAATACGATGATTCATGCACAAGGCATGCAAAATGTTGATCTTGTCTCAGGTGGACATGGCGGTACAACAAATGTAGTAACAAAATCACAAGAAGTATTAGCTTCGAGCGTACACATCATTTATATGAGTACATTTGCACTCGCACTACTTACACTATTTATCGGGTGGCTTCTATTAAAGCCAGCTACGCAAACAACTGAACAGTAA
- a CDS encoding ArsR/SmtB family transcription factor codes for MSSSAAKYDVFQAIADPTRREVLRLLTEKELPISKITDHFPMSRTAVAKHLHILSEAKLVSGRKVGREKIYRLQPESLAELQQWLSYYEQFWNNKLSMLKYVVEHEE; via the coding sequence GTGTCCTCATCAGCAGCGAAATACGATGTCTTTCAAGCAATTGCTGATCCAACACGCCGCGAAGTACTCCGGTTATTAACTGAAAAAGAATTGCCGATTTCTAAAATAACAGATCATTTTCCAATGAGTCGTACAGCTGTAGCGAAACATCTTCACATTCTTTCAGAAGCGAAATTAGTAAGCGGAAGAAAAGTTGGGAGAGAAAAGATATATCGGTTGCAGCCTGAGTCGTTGGCCGAATTACAGCAGTGGCTTTCCTATTATGAACAGTTTTGGAATAATAAATTGTCTATGCTCAAATATGTGGTGGAACATGAAGAGTAA
- a CDS encoding SRPBCC family protein, with translation MDQQNTLQDIKQTVIFEAPIQKVWNAVSTSEGIASWFMPNDFEPKVGHEFHVQSPFGPSPCKVLEIDEPHRLSFSWDTDGWVVSFILKDLGDKTEFTLIHGGWKQADTILPKANEKSSVIRDRMAGGWVAIVNEKLKKVVEG, from the coding sequence ATGGATCAGCAAAATACATTACAAGATATTAAACAAACAGTTATTTTTGAAGCGCCTATTCAAAAAGTATGGAATGCAGTATCGACTTCAGAAGGGATTGCATCTTGGTTTATGCCAAATGACTTTGAACCTAAGGTAGGGCATGAGTTTCATGTGCAATCACCTTTTGGACCATCTCCGTGTAAAGTGTTAGAAATTGATGAGCCTCATCGTTTATCTTTTTCATGGGATACAGATGGTTGGGTCGTCTCATTTATTTTGAAAGATTTAGGAGATAAAACGGAGTTTACTCTTATTCATGGTGGATGGAAGCAGGCTGATACAATTCTTCCGAAAGCAAACGAGAAAAGTTCTGTTATTCGCGATAGAATGGCAGGTGGCTGGGTAGCAATTGTAAATGAAAAACTGAAAAAGGTTGTTGAAGGATAA
- a CDS encoding DUF3973 domain-containing protein — protein sequence MYYCIHCSEIHHERGLTDRVFKNGFYIDPFLGERYHLGMCKDATTGEKVLSTKENLAPQSIMNALPTHIIST from the coding sequence ATGTATTACTGCATTCATTGCTCTGAAATTCATCATGAAAGAGGTTTGACTGATCGAGTCTTCAAAAATGGTTTTTATATTGATCCATTCCTAGGTGAACGCTACCATCTCGGTATGTGTAAAGATGCTACCACTGGTGAAAAAGTTCTATCTACAAAAGAAAACCTGGCACCACAATCCATTATGAATGCTTTACCAACCCATATAATTTCTACTTAA
- a CDS encoding sporulation protein Cse60, giving the protein MIRVKVFDESHEKDLEDSVNVFLKKLNDEQLVDIKYQVGVSINDDENQIYCFSAMVIYKT; this is encoded by the coding sequence ATGATTCGTGTTAAGGTGTTTGATGAAAGTCATGAAAAGGACTTGGAAGACTCCGTAAATGTGTTTCTAAAGAAGCTGAATGACGAACAGCTTGTAGATATTAAATATCAAGTTGGTGTATCCATTAATGACGATGAAAATCAAATTTATTGTTTTTCGGCGATGGTTATCTATAAAACATAA
- a CDS encoding DUF2553 family protein, giving the protein MGRTIKIDITNKVVARFKSNYLELYTSKFMIGKFYVYTEDKQYVLEDGYVYEDGKFYRIIDTHRGNNRAAESCDLGWC; this is encoded by the coding sequence GTGGGACGCACAATTAAAATTGATATTACGAATAAGGTAGTAGCAAGATTTAAATCGAATTATTTAGAATTATATACAAGTAAATTTATGATAGGTAAGTTTTATGTCTATACTGAAGATAAGCAATATGTGTTAGAAGACGGATATGTATATGAAGATGGTAAGTTTTATCGCATCATAGATACGCACCGTGGCAATAATCGAGCGGCGGAGAGCTGTGATCTAGGATGGTGTTAA
- a CDS encoding CarD family transcriptional regulator, which produces MEVDDLFQIGDKIVYPMHGAGIIEAIEDKEVLGKIRQYCVIHMVISDMQVMIPMDKVENSGIRYVVDKNTLNDVLVDIHNGEADHSLSWKQRYTMNMEKMKNGNLLDGAEVVRDLIRRNKERALNASEKQMLDNARRILISEVALVQNVSENQATYILQDTINH; this is translated from the coding sequence ATGGAGGTGGATGATTTGTTTCAAATTGGTGATAAAATTGTTTACCCTATGCACGGAGCAGGAATAATCGAAGCGATTGAGGATAAAGAAGTGTTAGGAAAAATACGTCAGTATTGTGTAATACACATGGTTATTAGCGATATGCAAGTGATGATTCCTATGGATAAAGTAGAAAATTCAGGCATACGTTATGTTGTTGACAAAAATACATTAAACGATGTATTAGTTGACATTCATAATGGTGAAGCTGACCACTCACTCTCATGGAAACAAAGATATACCATGAACATGGAGAAAATGAAAAACGGGAATCTTCTAGACGGCGCTGAAGTTGTTCGCGATTTAATTCGCCGCAATAAAGAAAGAGCATTAAATGCGAGTGAAAAACAGATGCTAGACAACGCGCGCAGAATTTTAATTAGTGAAGTTGCACTTGTGCAAAATGTTTCAGAAAATCAAGCAACTTATATCCTACAAGATACCATCAATCATTAA
- a CDS encoding nitrate/nitrite transporter, whose protein sequence is MKSPNFQLGLQTSNLIIGFMVWVILSSLMPFIKVDIALTAGQISLVTAVPVILGSVLRIPIGYWTNRYGARKLFFISFIMLLFPVFYISIANSMMDLIIGGLFAGIGGAVFSVGVTSLPKYYPKERHGFVNGIYGVGNAGTAVTSFLAPVIATSFGWRATVQSFLILLAIFALLNFLLGDRNERKVNTPLMEQLKGVYKNEKLWFLCIFYFLTFGSFVAFTVYLPNFLVSHFGLEKVDAGMRTAGFIVLATVMRPIGGWLGDKFNPFKILIFVFIGLTLSGIILSFMPSMNVYTFGCLLVAFCAGIGNGTIFKLVPMYFSEQAGVVNGLVAALGGLGGFFPPLILTLLFQLTGHYAIGFMALSEVAIACLIITVWMYSQEKLLVMLNNK, encoded by the coding sequence ATGAAAAGTCCGAATTTTCAGTTAGGTTTACAAACTTCTAATCTTATTATTGGTTTTATGGTGTGGGTGATTTTATCTTCACTAATGCCATTTATTAAAGTAGACATTGCGTTAACAGCAGGACAAATTTCCCTTGTCACAGCAGTACCTGTTATTTTAGGGTCGGTGCTTCGAATACCAATTGGTTATTGGACTAATCGTTACGGAGCGAGAAAATTATTCTTTATAAGCTTTATTATGTTATTATTCCCTGTCTTTTATATTAGTATTGCGAATTCTATGATGGATTTAATTATCGGCGGTTTATTTGCAGGGATTGGCGGAGCTGTATTCTCTGTAGGTGTAACGTCTCTGCCGAAATATTATCCGAAAGAGCGTCACGGTTTTGTAAATGGTATTTACGGTGTAGGTAATGCAGGAACAGCAGTTACATCTTTCTTAGCACCTGTGATCGCGACTTCATTTGGCTGGAGAGCAACTGTGCAATCCTTTTTAATCTTACTTGCTATTTTCGCACTTCTAAACTTTTTACTAGGTGATCGTAATGAGCGAAAAGTGAATACACCATTAATGGAACAGTTAAAAGGTGTATACAAAAATGAAAAACTTTGGTTCTTATGTATTTTCTATTTCTTAACTTTTGGATCGTTTGTTGCATTTACAGTATACTTACCAAACTTCTTAGTATCTCACTTTGGATTAGAAAAAGTAGATGCAGGTATGCGAACAGCTGGATTTATCGTCTTAGCAACAGTTATGCGCCCAATTGGTGGGTGGCTTGGTGATAAATTTAATCCATTTAAAATTTTAATCTTTGTATTCATCGGTTTAACACTATCTGGTATTATTTTATCGTTTATGCCAAGTATGAACGTGTATACATTTGGTTGCTTACTAGTCGCATTTTGCGCTGGAATTGGAAATGGAACAATCTTCAAACTTGTACCGATGTACTTTTCTGAGCAAGCAGGGGTTGTAAACGGACTTGTTGCAGCTTTAGGCGGCTTAGGGGGCTTTTTCCCACCGTTAATTTTAACGTTACTATTCCAACTAACTGGTCATTATGCAATTGGATTTATGGCACTTTCAGAAGTAGCGATTGCTTGTTTAATTATTACAGTGTGGATGTATAGTCAAGAAAAGTTGTTAGTGATGTTAAATAACAAATAG
- the moaD gene encoding molybdopterin converting factor subunit 1 codes for MIRVLLFAHLQEDAGTNELKVDCENITVAELKNIITKEHHIVVSEQIMVAINEEYANEDDKIKSGDIVALIPPVSGG; via the coding sequence ATGATTCGGGTGTTATTATTTGCGCATTTACAAGAAGATGCGGGGACAAATGAGTTAAAAGTAGATTGTGAAAATATTACTGTTGCAGAATTAAAAAATATTATTACGAAAGAACATCATATCGTAGTTTCAGAGCAGATTATGGTCGCTATCAATGAAGAATATGCAAATGAAGATGACAAAATAAAATCTGGTGATATTGTGGCATTGATTCCCCCTGTGAGCGGTGGTTGA
- a CDS encoding molybdenum cofactor biosynthesis protein MoaE, with protein MTISHYEVVDTPISIEEVTNKVIRRECGAVTTFTGTVREFTKGRRTLYLEYAAYKTMAEKMLAKIGDEVKEKWPGTHVAITHRIGTLQISDIAVVVAVSTPHRKAAYEANEYIMERIKQIVPIWKKEFWEDGDSWIGDQLEKIPYPDGEPGKEMKK; from the coding sequence ATGACAATTTCACATTATGAAGTAGTAGATACACCAATTTCGATTGAAGAGGTTACAAATAAAGTGATTCGCCGTGAATGTGGTGCTGTGACAACTTTCACTGGTACTGTAAGAGAATTTACGAAAGGGCGTCGCACGTTATATTTAGAGTACGCAGCCTATAAGACAATGGCTGAAAAAATGCTTGCGAAAATTGGAGATGAAGTGAAAGAGAAGTGGCCTGGGACACACGTTGCGATTACACATCGCATCGGTACACTTCAAATTTCTGATATTGCCGTTGTTGTTGCTGTATCAACACCACACCGAAAAGCGGCATATGAAGCAAATGAATATATTATGGAGCGCATCAAACAAATTGTTCCGATTTGGAAAAAAGAGTTTTGGGAAGATGGTGACTCATGGATTGGTGATCAATTAGAAAAAATACCGTATCCAGACGGGGAGCCTGGAAAGGAGATGAAAAAATGA
- the mobB gene encoding molybdopterin-guanine dinucleotide biosynthesis protein B, whose amino-acid sequence MAVGRTAPILQIVGYQNSGKTTLTEKMIQAFSDEGMKVATIKHHGHGGYPEVPQKDSERHRRAGAVVSAVEGAGLLSLSSLRDEWSLQEIIRLYEFFEVDLILIEGYKKENYPKVVLLRRNEDIALLDKMENVIAVIIWKEVTQSLPKAYKTFHITEEDAYMDWFTQTMRGAR is encoded by the coding sequence GTGGCCGTGGGCAGAACCGCTCCAATCTTACAAATAGTTGGCTATCAAAATAGCGGAAAAACGACGCTCACGGAGAAGATGATTCAAGCTTTTTCGGATGAAGGTATGAAAGTTGCCACAATTAAGCATCACGGACATGGCGGCTACCCGGAAGTACCTCAAAAGGATAGTGAACGTCATAGGCGAGCAGGCGCTGTCGTAAGTGCTGTAGAAGGAGCAGGATTATTATCACTTTCTTCTCTTCGGGATGAATGGTCTTTACAGGAAATCATTCGACTATATGAATTTTTTGAAGTAGATCTCATTTTGATTGAAGGATATAAAAAAGAAAACTATCCAAAAGTGGTTTTGCTTCGGAGAAATGAAGATATTGCTTTACTAGATAAAATGGAGAATGTAATAGCGGTCATTATATGGAAAGAGGTTACACAAAGTTTACCAAAAGCGTATAAAACATTTCATATAACAGAGGAAGACGCATACATGGATTGGTTTACACAAACGATGAGAGGTGCACGATGA
- the glp gene encoding gephyrin-like molybdotransferase Glp: MLEKRVPIPVAEAVARVMTYAHQGGMEKVSITESYGRILGEDVVADHDVPHFDRSPYDGFAIRAEDTKEAGNEHSIEFEVIGEIGAGSVFTDEVKAFEAVRIMTGAAIPKDCDAVVMLELTEGFERNGRTYMKLKRSFQVGDNVSFKGEDVKQNQILVKKGTKINPGVAALLATFGYSSVNVMKQPIVGIVTTGSELLEVHEPLEPGKIRNSNSYMIAAQIVRAGGKVRYYGQLADDLEACYEAVKAAVDEVDILITTGGVSVGDYDYLPAIYKKLNANVLFNKIAMRPGSVTTVAEVNGKLLFGLSGNPSACYVGFELLVYPVIQAFLHAKEPHAYRTDAILQKDFPKANPFTRFVRGKATFINGQLQVIPVGLDKSSAISSLADSNALIVLPGGTRGFEAGMTVSVLLLESSQGSEWPWAEPLQSYK; this comes from the coding sequence ATGTTAGAAAAACGAGTACCAATTCCAGTTGCTGAAGCAGTGGCGCGAGTTATGACATATGCACACCAAGGTGGAATGGAAAAAGTTTCTATTACCGAAAGCTACGGAAGAATTCTTGGAGAAGATGTTGTGGCAGATCACGATGTTCCACATTTTGACCGCTCTCCATATGACGGATTTGCGATTCGGGCAGAGGATACGAAAGAGGCGGGGAACGAGCATTCAATTGAGTTTGAAGTGATAGGAGAAATAGGAGCTGGTTCTGTTTTTACAGACGAGGTAAAGGCCTTCGAAGCGGTTCGAATTATGACAGGAGCAGCGATTCCAAAAGATTGTGATGCGGTAGTTATGTTAGAGCTTACGGAAGGATTTGAAAGAAACGGAAGAACGTATATGAAGCTAAAGCGCTCTTTTCAAGTAGGTGATAATGTTTCATTCAAAGGTGAAGATGTAAAACAAAATCAAATACTTGTGAAAAAAGGTACGAAGATTAATCCAGGTGTAGCAGCACTTCTGGCGACATTTGGCTACAGTTCAGTAAACGTTATGAAACAGCCTATTGTCGGGATTGTAACGACGGGAAGTGAGTTGTTAGAAGTACATGAACCACTTGAACCAGGAAAAATTAGAAATAGTAATTCCTATATGATCGCAGCTCAAATTGTTAGAGCTGGCGGGAAAGTACGATATTATGGACAACTTGCTGACGATTTAGAAGCTTGCTATGAAGCAGTGAAAGCCGCGGTGGATGAAGTAGACATTTTAATCACAACTGGTGGTGTTTCGGTAGGTGATTACGATTATTTGCCTGCTATTTATAAAAAATTAAATGCCAATGTTCTTTTTAATAAAATAGCGATGCGACCAGGTAGTGTCACAACTGTAGCTGAAGTAAACGGGAAGCTGTTGTTTGGGTTATCTGGTAACCCGTCTGCTTGTTATGTCGGATTTGAATTACTCGTTTATCCAGTTATTCAAGCATTCCTTCATGCGAAAGAACCACATGCATATCGTACAGATGCTATATTGCAGAAAGATTTTCCAAAGGCAAACCCATTTACACGATTTGTAAGGGGGAAAGCAACGTTTATCAATGGTCAGCTGCAAGTTATACCAGTAGGGCTCGATAAATCAAGTGCGATTTCTTCTCTTGCAGATAGCAATGCTTTGATTGTATTGCCAGGAGGAACAAGAGGATTTGAAGCAGGAATGACAGTTTCGGTGTTATTACTAGAATCAAGCCAAGGAAGTGAGTGGCCGTGGGCAGAACCGCTCCAATCTTACAAATAG
- the moaC gene encoding cyclic pyranopterin monophosphate synthase MoaC: MSSFTHFNDQGRAKMVDISDKKVTVRTAIACSSILVTKEIYDKISHNEIGKGDVLAVAQIAGIMAAKRTSDIIPMCHPLLLKGVDVSFDWETAKGQYRLRIEVKVKTEGSTGVEMEALTAASATALTVYDMCKAVDKGMIIGETYLLEKTGGKSGDYIRNSQS; the protein is encoded by the coding sequence ATGTCTTCATTCACTCACTTTAACGACCAAGGCCGTGCCAAAATGGTCGACATTAGCGATAAAAAAGTGACAGTGCGAACAGCAATTGCTTGCTCTAGCATCCTTGTTACGAAAGAAATTTATGATAAAATCTCTCATAATGAAATTGGGAAAGGCGATGTATTAGCCGTCGCACAAATCGCCGGTATTATGGCTGCTAAACGCACTTCTGATATTATTCCGATGTGCCACCCTTTACTTCTAAAAGGAGTAGATGTTTCATTCGATTGGGAAACGGCGAAAGGGCAATACCGTTTACGAATTGAAGTAAAAGTAAAAACAGAAGGTAGCACTGGCGTTGAAATGGAAGCCTTAACAGCAGCTTCTGCGACCGCTCTTACCGTGTATGATATGTGTAAAGCTGTTGACAAAGGTATGATTATCGGCGAAACATATTTACTTGAAAAAACAGGCGGAAAAAGTGGAGATTATATTAGAAATTCACAATCCTAA
- a CDS encoding molybdopterin-synthase adenylyltransferase MoeB, whose amino-acid sequence MQERYSRQMLFSGVSEAGQRKIREKHVLIIGAGALGAASAEAIVRAGIGKLTIADRDYVEWSNLQRQQLYTEEDAKQYKPKAVAAFERLRQINSEVEIVPVVTDVAVQEMEELIKNVDLILDATDNFEARLLINDISQKYNIPWIYGGCVGSYGVTYTILPGKTPCFRCLMEHPSSGATCDTAGIIQPAVQLVVAHQVTEALKILVEDFGALRETMLSFDLWNNQHMAFKVNRQKKDKCPSCGKLRTYPSLTFESQMKTEVLCGRNTVQIRPGAPQLLNLEEIKKRLQKSMDVQTTPYLLSFRVDEYRFVLFTDGRAFIHGTNDMKVAKRLYARYIG is encoded by the coding sequence GTGCAGGAGCGTTATTCAAGACAAATGTTATTTTCCGGGGTTAGCGAAGCAGGCCAAAGGAAAATAAGAGAAAAGCATGTACTCATTATAGGTGCCGGTGCACTAGGAGCAGCAAGTGCAGAGGCGATTGTCAGAGCGGGAATTGGAAAACTGACGATTGCTGACCGTGATTATGTCGAGTGGAGTAACTTACAGCGGCAGCAGTTATATACAGAAGAAGATGCAAAGCAGTATAAGCCGAAAGCAGTCGCAGCATTCGAGCGTTTAAGGCAGATTAATTCTGAAGTAGAAATTGTACCAGTTGTAACAGATGTAGCGGTGCAAGAAATGGAAGAGTTAATTAAGAATGTGGATTTAATATTAGATGCGACTGACAATTTTGAAGCGCGTCTTCTTATTAATGACATTTCGCAAAAATACAATATTCCTTGGATATATGGAGGATGCGTTGGAAGCTATGGCGTCACATATACAATTCTTCCGGGAAAAACACCATGTTTTCGCTGTTTGATGGAGCATCCATCTAGTGGTGCAACGTGTGATACGGCAGGAATTATACAACCAGCTGTACAATTGGTCGTTGCGCATCAAGTGACAGAAGCACTTAAAATATTGGTAGAAGATTTTGGAGCGCTTCGTGAAACGATGCTGTCATTTGATCTTTGGAACAATCAGCACATGGCGTTTAAAGTGAATAGGCAGAAAAAAGACAAATGTCCATCTTGCGGAAAACTGCGCACGTACCCAAGTTTAACGTTTGAATCACAGATGAAAACAGAGGTTCTATGTGGGCGAAATACAGTTCAAATCCGTCCAGGGGCGCCGCAACTTCTTAATTTAGAAGAAATTAAAAAGCGCTTACAAAAAAGTATGGATGTGCAAACGACACCATATTTACTATCGTTTCGTGTTGATGAATATCGTTTCGTGTTATTTACAGATGGCAGGGCATTTATTCATGGGACAAATGATATGAAAGTGGCGAAGCGATTATATGCAAGATATATAGGCTGA